The stretch of DNA CCCAGTTGGTCTGGGAGCCGTCGACGTATGCGGTGGTGGTGGAGAGCTTGTCGCCGTCGTAGGTGTAGTACGGCGAGGTGGCGTCGAGGTCCACGCTCTGCTCGTACGCCGAGCGGTCGTCCTGGGGCTGGTAGCCCGCGGTGTCGAGCGTGACCTGGGGGGCGGCGGCGAGCTGCTCGGCCTCGGCCGGGTAGCTGTAGAAGTTCGCCCGGTCACTGCTGAGCACGCTGGCCGGGGCCTGGTCGGTGGTCTCGTGGTTGACCAGCTCGGTGGGGGTGTCGGCACCGAGCTCGATCCGCGCCGCGACCTGGGTGTTGCGCGAGGAGTCGCCGACGCGCACGACGTACTCGCCCTTGTCGAGCTGCCACCGCGAGGCGTCCTCGTCGAAGGAGGCCATCGAGGAGGTGGCGAACGTGATCGTCACCTGCTGGGAGGCGCCCGGGGCGAGGTCGTCTGTCTTCGCGTAGCCGGTGAGCTGCTGATAGGGCTTGTCGGCTCCCGGCGCCGAGACGTAGGTCTCGACGACCTCCTTGCCGCTGTAGGTGTCGCCCACGTTCGTCACCCGGGCCTTCACCTTGACCGAGCCCATGTCGGCGGTGACGCTGAGCGGGTCGATCGTGAAGTCGGTGTAGGAGAGGCCATAGCCGAACGGGTAGTCGACCACGCTGGCCGGATCGACCCCGTTGTCGGCACCGATCTTCTTGTAGAAGGAGTCGAAGTAGCGGTAGCCGACGTACACGCCCTCGCTGTAGTTCTCGTCGTTGCCCGCACCGTCGTTGTTGGCGAAGGTGGCCGAGGCCGGGTAGTAGGAGTACTTCGAGGCCCAGGTGTCGGTGAGCTTGCCCGAGGGGCTGACCTCACCGTCGAGGACCTGCACCAGCGCGGCGCCGCCCTGCTCGCCGGCCTGGCTCATCAGGAACAGCGAGTCCAGCGCGGTGCCGCCGCTGGGGTCCTTCTCCTCGGCGTTGATGTCCTTGAAGAAGGACGTGTCGACGATGCCACCGCTGTTGAGCACGACGATGACGTGCTTGTAGGTCTGCCCCAGCAGCTCGATGTCGTCGTGCTCGATGTCGGTGAGCTGGTAGTCGCCCTTCCCCGAGGACCGGTCCGCGCCCTCGCCGGAGTTGCGGGCGACGACGAAGATGGCGGTGTCCGTCGGCGCGGTGGGCTTGCGGCTCGAGCCGGTGAGCGGCTGCTCGACCGAGGAGTAGTCGGGTGCCGCGGCCAGCACCCCGCCACTGGAGCTCGGCGGGTACTTGGTGTCGAACGCCGAGGTCATCGCGTTCCAGTACGTCGGGCTGGTGGTGATGGTGTAGCCCGCCGCCTCCAGTCCCTGGCGGACGGTCACGTTCGACCGGTTGTTGACGGCGCCCGACCCGGTCCCGCCCTTGACGGTGACGTAGGAGCCCACGCCGAAGAGCGCGACGTTGCCGCTCTTGGCCATGGGCAGCGCGTGGTCGTGGTTCTCCAGCAGCACCATGCCTTCGGTGGCGGCCTGCTGCGAGAGGGCGGCGTCGGCCTTCTCCAGGGCCGTGGGTGCCGGGTTGGTGGTGGCCGCCTGGGCGATCGAGACGCCGCTGAAGGCCAGACATCCGGCCGCGAGGACCGAGATGCAGCGGGCGATGCCGCGGGGGTGGGGTTGGCGCATGAGTCGTCCTCTCTGACAACTCCGGGCGGTAGGGCCGCCCGATGCGAATGTGACGCCCCTCACGCTAGGGTCCGCTACTTTTGATCGTCAACAGTCTTAAAGAAGGTATTTCTCAGGAATTTTTGACCTAAATTTGACCGAAAACATCTCCGCGGCAACCGACTCCGTCCCCTACAGTCGTGCCGTGGTCGATACCAGTCCGCGCCAGCGCAACCGCGCCGAGATGCTGCGGCTCATCCGAGCCGGGCACGGGGTGACGCGCGCCGACCTGGCCCGCAGCACCGGGCTCTCGCGCAGCGCCGTGCAGGCGATCGTGGCCGGCCTCCTCGCCGAGTCCCAGGTCAGTGAGTTCGAGGTCGAGGAGAAGGGTCCCGGCACCGGAAGCGGTCGGCCCGGCACCCTGCTCATGGCGCTCGGAGATCCTGTCGCCGGCATCGACTTCGGCCACAACCACCTGCACGTCGCGATCGCCGACTCCTTCGGCCGGCTCATGGAGGACCGGCGCGTCGAGCTCGACGTCGACCTGTCCGCCGCCCAGGCGCTCGACACCGCCGCTGCGCTGCTCGAGAGCCTGCGGACCGCGCACGACGTGCCGCGCCTGCAGGCGGTAGCGGCCGGCATCCCCGGCCCGGTCGACCTTGCCTCCGGGCTCGTGCAGTCCCCCACGATCCTCTCGGGCTGGGTGGGGCTCTCGCCGGCCACCGAGCTGGAGCGACGCATCGGCGTACCCGTGCGGATCGAGAACGACGCCGCCCTCGGCGCTCTAGGCGAGCTGTACGGCGGAGCGGGCCGCGACCACCGTGACTTCCTCTACGTCAAGGCCTCCCACGGGATCGGGGCGAGCCTGGTCCTCGGTGGCGAGCTCTACCGCGGGGGCACCGGCCTGGCCGGGGAGATCGGCCACACCCACCTCTCCGGCCGGACCGAGCTGTGCCGCTGCGGCAACCGGGGCTGCCTGGAGGCGGTGGTGTCGGTCTCCGCCGTCACCGACCAGATCGCCCACACCCATCCCGCCAGCGACCCTGCGGCGATCACCCTGGAGTCGCTGCCCGACCCGATCACCGATCGGATCCTGCACGAGAGCGGCCGCATCCTGGGTCAGGTGGTCAGCGACCTGTGCAACCTGGTCAATCCCACGGCCGTCATCGTCGGCGGGGAGCTCGGCGCGGCCGGCGAGGCGTTCGTGCAGGGCGTCGAGCAGGCGATCCGCCGCTACGCCCAGCCCGCCACGTCCGCTGCACTGGTCGTGCGAGCCGCCGAGTTCGGCAACCGGGCCGAGCTGCACGGGGCGCTCGCGCTCGCCGGACGGGTGCCGGTGTAGCCGGGGTCCTCGCTTCTGCGGGTGAAGGGCTCAGCGCGGCGTGGTCAGCTCGGCGAGCGCATCCTCGAAGAGTCGGGTCTTGATCGTCGCCAGCGTCGTACCCGCCTTCGAGGCGCTCGCCCGGGCCAGTTCGATCGCGGCGGGCAGGACCTCATGCTCCGGTACGGCGAGATCGACGATGCCGGCCCGCAGGGCGTCGGTGCCGCCGTAACGACGACCCGTGACCATCGCCTCGTGGGCGGTCTGCGGAGAGAGCCGAGCGGTGATCAGCGCCGTCATGCCGTGCGTGAACGGCATGTCGATGTCGACCTCCGGCAGGCACCAGAAGCCGCGGTCGGCGCGCATCACGCGGAAGTCATGGCCCAGGCTGAGCATCGCCCCGGCGGCGAACGCGTGGCCCTGGATCGCCGCGACGGTGACGACCGGCAGCGCCAGGGCGCGTGCGAACAACCGCTCCGCATCGGCGAGGTAGGCGTCGAACTGATCGGCGTGGCCGCCGAGCCAGTCCAGGTCGAGACCGTTGGAGAAGAACTTCCCGGTCGCGGTGGTGACCAGCGCCCGCGGCCCCGCGGTCGCCTCGACCTCGGCCAGCGCGGCGTCCACGGCGCCGACCCAGTCGGGATGGAAGCGGTTCTCACCATCGCCGAGGTCGAGCACGAACACCTCGCCGTCCCGGTCGAGACGCGGGGTGGCAGTGGAGGTGGGCCGGTCTGCTGCGGTCACGGTGCTTCCCCTTCGACGTCGGAGGCGGCCCAGCGAAGGGCGCCCTGCTCGGCACGCTACCCGGCCGATGATCGCAGCGTCATCGGGCCTGCCGACCTGCAGGTGCGCCCGGTGGCCTCGGCCTGTCCCGCGGCGCCGGCACCGAACGGACGAGCCCCCAGCGAGCTTGCGCTCGCCGGGGGCTCGATCCTGAATCGTCTGGCGGTGGCGGTGGGATTTGAACCCACGGTGGGTTTGACCCCACACATCATTTCGAGTGATGCACCTTCGGCCGCTCGGACACGCCACCGGGAGGAACGTTACTAGAGCCGGTGCCCGGCGAAGAAATCGGCCAGCATGGCCGTGCTCTCCTCCGCGGCCACGCCCGCGACGACCTCCGGGCGGTGGTTGAGGCGGCGGTCGCGGACCACGTCCCACAGTGATCCGACAGCGCCCGCCTTCTCGTCGTACGCGCCGAAGACGAGGGTCCGGATCCGCGCCAGCACGATCGCGCCGGCGCACATCGTGCAGGGCTCGAGGGTGACGACCAGGGAGCAACCGTCG from Nocardioides sp. BP30 encodes:
- a CDS encoding enoyl-CoA hydratase-related protein; its protein translation is MTAADRPTSTATPRLDRDGEVFVLDLGDGENRFHPDWVGAVDAALAEVEATAGPRALVTTATGKFFSNGLDLDWLGGHADQFDAYLADAERLFARALALPVVTVAAIQGHAFAAGAMLSLGHDFRVMRADRGFWCLPEVDIDMPFTHGMTALITARLSPQTAHEAMVTGRRYGGTDALRAGIVDLAVPEHEVLPAAIELARASASKAGTTLATIKTRLFEDALAELTTPR
- a CDS encoding ROK family protein encodes the protein MVDTSPRQRNRAEMLRLIRAGHGVTRADLARSTGLSRSAVQAIVAGLLAESQVSEFEVEEKGPGTGSGRPGTLLMALGDPVAGIDFGHNHLHVAIADSFGRLMEDRRVELDVDLSAAQALDTAAALLESLRTAHDVPRLQAVAAGIPGPVDLASGLVQSPTILSGWVGLSPATELERRIGVPVRIENDAALGALGELYGGAGRDHRDFLYVKASHGIGASLVLGGELYRGGTGLAGEIGHTHLSGRTELCRCGNRGCLEAVVSVSAVTDQIAHTHPASDPAAITLESLPDPITDRILHESGRILGQVVSDLCNLVNPTAVIVGGELGAAGEAFVQGVEQAIRRYAQPATSAALVVRAAEFGNRAELHGALALAGRVPV
- a CDS encoding nucleoside deaminase, translated to MAAAVEEARAALATGDVPIGAIVLDPAGEVIGRGRNLREAEADPTGHAEVVALRAAARARGAWRLDGCSLVVTLEPCTMCAGAIVLARIRTLVFGAYDEKAGAVGSLWDVVRDRRLNHRPEVVAGVAAEESTAMLADFFAGHRL